One window of the Roseovarius sp. THAF9 genome contains the following:
- the glmM gene encoding phosphoglucosamine mutase, with the protein MADKLFGTDGVRGEANTWPMTAELALKLGAAAGRHFRRDNQEHRVVIGKDTRLSGYMIEYALTAGFASTGMDVFLLGPVPTPAVGYLTHSLRADVGVMISASHNPASDNGIKLFGPDGFKLSDDSEAGIEKLLQEGVRLAKPENIGRAKRFEDARGRYVEYAKTTFPYRGRLEGLRIVVDCANGAAYKTAPAVLWELGADVISLGVEPNGTNINFECGSTHPEAAARKVLETRADLGICLDGDADRVVLIDETGHIADGDQIMALIATRWAAEGRLKGDALVATVMSNLGLERHLESKGIGLKRTKVGDRYVVEEMRASGHNLGGEQSGHIVMTDYATTGDGLIGALQFLASMVETGQKASELARVFTPIPQKLVNVRYQSGQTPLEADMVQQAIADGEKKLGSDGRLLIRKSGTEPLIRVMGEAVDPALLDTVLDDVVGAVKQAAT; encoded by the coding sequence ATGGCTGACAAACTGTTCGGGACCGACGGCGTCCGGGGTGAGGCCAACACTTGGCCCATGACCGCCGAACTGGCGCTGAAGCTGGGTGCCGCCGCCGGGCGTCACTTTCGCCGCGACAATCAGGAACACCGCGTGGTGATCGGCAAGGACACGCGCCTGTCGGGCTACATGATCGAATATGCCCTGACCGCGGGTTTCGCCTCGACCGGCATGGATGTCTTCCTGCTCGGCCCGGTGCCGACACCCGCCGTGGGGTACCTGACCCATTCGCTGCGGGCCGATGTGGGCGTGATGATCTCGGCCAGCCACAACCCGGCCAGCGACAACGGCATCAAGCTCTTCGGCCCCGACGGCTTCAAGCTGTCGGATGACTCTGAGGCCGGGATCGAGAAATTGCTGCAAGAAGGCGTACGCCTCGCCAAGCCGGAAAACATCGGCCGCGCCAAGCGGTTCGAGGACGCCCGTGGCCGCTACGTCGAGTATGCCAAGACCACTTTTCCCTATCGCGGACGGCTCGAAGGGCTGCGCATCGTGGTCGACTGCGCCAACGGCGCAGCATACAAGACCGCCCCTGCCGTGCTGTGGGAACTGGGTGCCGACGTGATCTCCCTCGGGGTCGAGCCCAACGGCACCAACATCAATTTCGAATGTGGCTCCACCCACCCCGAGGCCGCCGCGCGCAAGGTCCTGGAAACCCGCGCCGACCTGGGTATCTGTCTTGACGGCGACGCCGACCGCGTCGTCCTGATCGACGAAACCGGGCATATCGCCGACGGCGACCAGATCATGGCCCTCATCGCCACCCGCTGGGCCGCCGAAGGCCGGCTGAAGGGCGATGCGCTGGTGGCCACGGTCATGTCCAATCTCGGGCTGGAACGGCACCTCGAATCCAAGGGCATCGGCCTCAAGCGCACAAAGGTCGGCGACCGCTACGTGGTCGAGGAGATGCGCGCCAGCGGCCACAACCTGGGCGGCGAGCAATCTGGCCATATCGTCATGACCGATTATGCCACCACCGGCGACGGGCTGATCGGCGCGCTGCAATTCCTCGCCTCGATGGTGGAAACCGGCCAGAAGGCCAGCGAACTGGCGCGCGTCTTCACGCCTATCCCGCAAAAGCTGGTGAATGTCCGCTACCAGTCCGGCCAGACCCCGCTCGAGGCCGATATGGTGCAACAAGCCATCGCCGACGGCGAAAAGAAACTGGGCAGCGACGGGCGCCTGCTGATCCGAAAGTCCGGCACCGAGCCCTTGATCCGCGTCATGGGCGAGGCCGTCGACCCCGCTTTGCTGGATACGGTGCTGGACGATGTCGTCGGCGCGGTGAAACAGGCCGCCACATGA
- a CDS encoding UDP-glucose/GDP-mannose dehydrogenase family protein, producing the protein MKIAMIGTGYVGLVSGVCFSDFGHDVVCVDKDAAKVEKLNRGEVPIYEPGLDVLMRKNVEAGRLSFTQDLPEALDGAEAVFIAVGTPTRRGDGHADLTYVMAAAQEVARLAKHYIVIVTKSTVPVGTNRQVKQAVRKANPDLDFDVASNPEFLREGAAIEDFMKPDRVVVGVQSQRAAEVMEDIYRPLYLREFPILTTDLESAEMIKYAANAFLATKITFINEIAALCERTGADVKQVSRGMGLDGRIGNKFLHAGPGYGGSCFPKDTRALARTGQEYGVPLHITETVISVNEEMKRRMIDKLLDLCEGSFNGKIIAVLGATFKPNTDDMREAPSLTIVPALVGGGAKVRICDPQGEREGHERLPGVQWSEDPYKAVGNADLVVILTEWNEFRALDLKRIARRMNVARMADLRNIYSVKDAKRAGFIAYDSVGRTAFERKPASEEAAE; encoded by the coding sequence ATGAAGATTGCGATGATTGGAACCGGCTATGTCGGGCTTGTCTCCGGGGTGTGTTTCTCGGATTTCGGGCATGACGTCGTGTGCGTCGACAAGGACGCCGCCAAGGTTGAAAAACTCAACCGCGGCGAGGTGCCGATCTATGAGCCGGGGCTGGACGTTCTGATGCGGAAGAACGTCGAGGCCGGGCGGTTGTCGTTCACGCAGGACCTGCCAGAGGCGCTGGACGGGGCCGAGGCCGTATTCATCGCGGTGGGCACGCCGACGCGGCGCGGCGACGGTCATGCCGACCTGACCTATGTGATGGCGGCGGCGCAGGAAGTGGCGCGGCTGGCCAAGCACTATATCGTCATCGTCACAAAATCGACGGTGCCCGTGGGCACGAACCGGCAGGTGAAACAGGCCGTGCGCAAGGCGAACCCGGATCTGGATTTCGACGTCGCTTCAAACCCTGAATTCCTGCGCGAAGGGGCCGCGATCGAGGATTTCATGAAGCCCGATCGCGTGGTCGTGGGCGTGCAGTCGCAGCGCGCGGCGGAGGTGATGGAGGACATCTATCGCCCGCTTTACCTGCGCGAGTTTCCGATCCTGACCACCGATCTGGAAAGCGCCGAGATGATCAAGTACGCGGCCAACGCCTTTCTGGCCACCAAGATCACCTTCATCAACGAGATTGCCGCGCTGTGCGAGCGGACCGGCGCGGACGTGAAGCAGGTGAGCCGAGGCATGGGCCTGGATGGGCGGATCGGTAACAAGTTCCTGCATGCAGGTCCCGGCTATGGCGGCAGCTGTTTTCCCAAGGATACCCGCGCGCTGGCCCGGACAGGGCAGGAATACGGCGTGCCGCTGCACATCACCGAGACGGTGATTTCGGTCAACGAAGAGATGAAGCGGCGGATGATCGACAAGCTCCTGGACCTTTGCGAGGGCAGCTTCAACGGAAAGATCATCGCGGTGCTGGGGGCGACCTTCAAACCCAATACCGACGACATGCGAGAAGCGCCGTCGCTGACCATCGTGCCGGCGTTGGTCGGCGGGGGGGCCAAGGTGCGCATCTGCGACCCGCAGGGCGAGCGGGAAGGGCATGAACGTCTGCCGGGCGTGCAATGGTCCGAGGACCCCTACAAGGCGGTGGGAAATGCCGATCTGGTGGTGATCCTGACGGAATGGAACGAGTTCCGGGCGCTGGACCTGAAGCGGATCGCGCGGCGCATGAACGTCGCCCGTATGGCCGATCTGCGCAACATCTATTCGGTCAAGGACGCCAAGCGGGCCGGGTTCATCGCCTATGACAGCGTCGGACGGACCGCGTTCGAGCGCAAACCCGCGTCGGAAGAAGCCGCCGAGTAG
- a CDS encoding Xaa-Pro peptidase family protein, which translates to MFEDRMRDLCARMDKAGIDVALVTDDDNVYYLTGYYDYLHMEFGRPTILVVSRDGRSLLITPSLDEAAARSNARVDRIAAWNDGMGDEWRAELPEALCDAETIAVEPDHMPPLVRAYLGTLVSKDRLTSVTPILADMRMIKSRQELQLARHAGEVATAMMQAGRDAIRAGTPEYEVALAISQAGTRTAAALLAAHYEDAGMSPNTHFLQIMASGPEITKTHHRASTRIMQAGEPVFLCFCGMTNFHRFKLGFDRTFWIGSAPADQVALYEVAIASQQAALTALRPGVTAETVHAAYANVIQSAGHDYPFRCGRATGFSFLESPQLVTGDKTVLQPGMVFAVDGSVSSETFRAQVGDSFIVTEDGYEQITHHSKAVEDVVL; encoded by the coding sequence GCACTCGTCACCGACGACGACAATGTCTACTACCTGACCGGCTACTACGACTACTTGCACATGGAATTCGGCCGCCCCACGATCCTCGTCGTGTCTCGTGATGGGCGCAGCCTTCTGATCACGCCATCGCTGGACGAGGCCGCGGCGCGGTCCAACGCCAGGGTGGACCGTATCGCCGCTTGGAATGACGGCATGGGCGACGAATGGCGCGCCGAACTGCCCGAGGCTCTGTGCGATGCCGAAACGATCGCCGTCGAGCCCGATCACATGCCGCCACTTGTCCGCGCCTATCTCGGAACGCTCGTCTCGAAGGATCGACTGACCTCCGTGACTCCGATCCTCGCAGACATGCGCATGATCAAATCCCGGCAGGAACTTCAGCTGGCCCGGCACGCGGGCGAGGTTGCCACGGCCATGATGCAGGCCGGGCGCGACGCGATCCGCGCCGGGACGCCCGAATACGAGGTCGCCCTGGCCATATCTCAGGCCGGCACCCGCACCGCCGCGGCCCTGCTGGCGGCGCACTACGAGGACGCGGGCATGTCGCCCAACACGCATTTCCTGCAGATCATGGCGTCCGGCCCGGAAATCACCAAGACGCATCACCGCGCATCGACCCGCATCATGCAGGCGGGCGAGCCGGTCTTCCTGTGTTTCTGCGGCATGACCAATTTCCATCGCTTCAAGCTTGGCTTCGACCGGACCTTCTGGATCGGCTCCGCCCCCGCCGACCAGGTCGCGCTCTACGAGGTCGCCATCGCCAGCCAGCAGGCCGCGCTGACCGCGCTGCGCCCCGGCGTCACCGCCGAGACAGTGCACGCCGCCTATGCCAACGTCATCCAGTCGGCCGGGCACGATTATCCCTTCCGCTGCGGACGCGCGACGGGGTTCAGCTTCCTTGAAAGCCCACAACTGGTCACCGGCGACAAGACGGTATTGCAGCCTGGCATGGTGTTCGCGGTCGACGGATCGGTCTCATCCGAAACGTTCCGGGCACAGGTCGGCGACAGCTTCATCGTGACCGAGGACGGCTACGAGCAGATCACGCACCATTCCAAGGCGGTCGAGGACGTGGTGCTCTGA